The Bradysia coprophila strain Holo2 chromosome X, BU_Bcop_v1, whole genome shotgun sequence genomic interval tcatttaatttaactttgaaAGTTCTGAATAGCAAAGAAGCTTTGAAGCTTTAAAGCTACGAGCGAATTTAAGTTTTCATATCGAAGATGGTTGCGTATACGCATGAAACTGTTTTCGAATGAATTTGTCATTAGTGCGGGtgatttgtgaatttttaacaaaaacatcacTGACATGATATTGATAAttccacggcagagtaaagtaaacctttactttactctgccgtgatatTTCTGGATTGTATGACTATATAAACTTCTTAAGGATTAGGCAAACACCTTTGCTTATTTCAGAGAAACAGTGCACCTATAGGTGCTAAATTATGTCAAAATGACCTATGAACGAATTgtttttcatcagaaaataaCGATTCGTTTATACCAGCCGCCGATATTATAAGTAACGTGTgatttgtttgtattgaggctatttattTAAATGCTTCGCATTAGATCATTGTTAAATAGTGATACATGGCCCCCAACTATACCGAAGAGAAATGCGTACATTCGAATGATAATTTCGAATGAAGGAGAGAGTGAGCGCGATTGCAAAAGAAACATCAAAATCATATGATATCAGAAAAGATCATTATGGAAAGTCAgttgttttaattcaaaacatttccatTCACGAAGAAATTGGtctgtaaattttattcggaaaatttgttaaacgaGATTGAAAGTATCAGAATTTTTGGCACACAGAAGAATCCAAAGTAAGATTTAGAGTTATTTCACGGCCATAAAAACAGTAGTTCAGTGGGTACACTTAGTACAtctgatggaaaatttattttgttttgtgaatgtagaAATTGCCCGGTTCATCATACAAAAGTGATAAAGAACGTTGAAACCatgtgattgaaaatttattttgatgttgACGAGTTTGATGAGTTCAAGGTTTTTAAAGTGAACACAAACACAGAAACGGTAATTGAACGATATAGCAAAATTGCAATCCAGTTTGGCTCACTGAAACTTGTATGTGGACGACAGTGGCTTCAAATGAATCACTATAGTGTTGACAAGATAAAGGTCATGACGTGTTCGCCTTAAATGACAGACTTCCAGTTAATCAAGGCAATAAATCAATGATTTTAAAGTTAGTCGACCCAGAACACATCGAGCATCATTCAAGTCTTGAAAGCATAGGGTAACGGCACCGGTTACGAGTCTCCTCTATTTTAGTTACGAGACCCTGTTTCATCTCGCTTACGCATACGCTGGCATCAATCAGACCTCTATTTCACTACTCGTAACTCGTCAAGGCTCGTTTCCGTTACCCTACTGGAGAAAGGTCTCTCCAACGTTTTCAGGTTCGCCCAATTCTCTCCCAACTCAGGGAAATCagtgaatatttttgaaattatgagATTACAAAAcagattttcatcaaattaacTAATTGTCATAGCATAAGAGGAAGAGAGCTACTGTTTTAAACCGAAGAAACTTTGTTTTGGTATCATTACAATGTGCCGACTACTCAGAAAATTGGAAGACACTCAATGCCTTCTTATCTTTTAAGGTTCCGACATGACGCAAATTTATGAACATTCccagaaaagagaactgaagAACTATCACATCAATTCCAATCTTTACAAGCTctataaaaacaacaacatcacCGACGTTCACTTCATATTCACCGATGAGAAAAAGCAAATTGCTGCCAACAAATGTCTCCTGGCCGTTGCAAGCCCTGTAttcgagaaaatgttttatggtGAACTGAAGGAACCTGGAGACATCACAATTGTTGATGCGACACACGATGCATTTTTGGAATTCCTTCAGTTTTTCTACTGTGATAAATTTGAACTAACCACGGATCACATAAGTGAGGTGCTCACCCTGGCCGACAAGTACGATGTTGCTGGCCTGATCAATTTGTGTGTACAGTTTTTAGAGTATTACTTAACTGACCAGACGGTGTGCTGGGTGTATGATTTAGCGCTAATGTTTGATCTAGTTCATCTGATTAATTTGTGCCAagagaaaatttctttggaaACCGTAACAGTATTCACATCTGAGTCATTCCGAGCATGCGGAGCGAATATTTTGAGCAGAATTTTGGAAATGGATGAACTAAGTTGTgacgaaatatttgttttccaTCAGGTTATGGAATGGGCAACGGAAGCATGTCGTCGGTCGATGATCGAACCGACcatggaaaacaaaaaattggagCTTGGACaatgttttgatttaattCGATTTCCTACGATGTCATCAGAGCAATTTTCGGTTTGTATTGCGGAGGACGGTCTGTTAGATGGTAGTGAGCTAATTGACATTTTGGGATATCTAACGCTGAGGCGAActctaaaaacaaaacgattttccacTCAACCGAGATGCGGTATACCGGCGTGGACAAAAGATAAGACAATCGTTAATTGTGACCGCAGATCTTTGCCGAATCTTTGTAAATTGGTTACCAGATGCCGGGACGTAACGAATTTTTCCGTTAACGAACGCATTTTGCTGGGTCAACTGGGATTCAGTACATTCAAAAGTGAATCGGTTGATCACAAACATGGTCAATTAGTCATTAAACGGTCTTCCTGTCGCGAGCTTCCATTGCACAGTCAGACCATTGAAATATCCACAAGTTCGTTCACCAAAATAATGCTACAGAAAC includes:
- the LOC119080643 gene encoding BTB/POZ domain-containing protein 6-A-like isoform X1, encoding MKERVSAIAKETSKSYDIRKDHYGSDMTQIYEHSQKRELKNYHINSNLYKLYKNNNITDVHFIFTDEKKQIAANKCLLAVASPVFEKMFYGELKEPGDITIVDATHDAFLEFLQFFYCDKFELTTDHISEVLTLADKYDVAGLINLCVQFLEYYLTDQTVCWVYDLALMFDLVHLINLCQEKISLETVTVFTSESFRACGANILSRILEMDELSCDEIFVFHQVMEWATEACRRSMIEPTMENKKLELGQCFDLIRFPTMSSEQFSVCIAEDGLLDGSELIDILGYLTLRRTLKTKRFSTQPRCGIPAWTKDKTIVNCDRRSLPNLCKLVTRCRDVTNFSVNERILLGQLGFSTFKSESVDHKHGQLVIKRSSCRELPLHSQTIEISTSSFTKIMLQKPIILQPFEQYEIETKWELDDGESLLFRTDCRSEVMLDGGVRFQFQPDENLDYDNVSEGLVYGLYFKKW
- the LOC119080643 gene encoding BTB/POZ domain-containing protein 6-A-like isoform X2, whose product is MTQIYEHSQKRELKNYHINSNLYKLYKNNNITDVHFIFTDEKKQIAANKCLLAVASPVFEKMFYGELKEPGDITIVDATHDAFLEFLQFFYCDKFELTTDHISEVLTLADKYDVAGLINLCVQFLEYYLTDQTVCWVYDLALMFDLVHLINLCQEKISLETVTVFTSESFRACGANILSRILEMDELSCDEIFVFHQVMEWATEACRRSMIEPTMENKKLELGQCFDLIRFPTMSSEQFSVCIAEDGLLDGSELIDILGYLTLRRTLKTKRFSTQPRCGIPAWTKDKTIVNCDRRSLPNLCKLVTRCRDVTNFSVNERILLGQLGFSTFKSESVDHKHGQLVIKRSSCRELPLHSQTIEISTSSFTKIMLQKPIILQPFEQYEIETKWELDDGESLLFRTDCRSEVMLDGGVRFQFQPDENLDYDNVSEGLVYGLYFKKW